The Brachyhypopomus gauderio isolate BG-103 chromosome 12, BGAUD_0.2, whole genome shotgun sequence genome window below encodes:
- the LOC143528449 gene encoding mucin-2-like translates to MGTINLIPTQLLIWVTLSIGLVTAQTKVSVCSTWGNYQFKTFDGDMFQLVSACNHILTSQCKSSYEGFNIQLRRQTQNDKTIIVMVTLKLEGTVVELTSSTINVNGETITAPFLASGVSIEKTSYYITVRSTVGLVALWNQDDAFMVELDAKYINQTCGLCGDFNGLPIISEFMKDGAVLSASDYGNLWKMDGPTETCQEQARVDNGNCGDKSLQDFCNRLFFSDPLSSCSAVVSVQSFLDICMEDLCQCNTTGSSCLCQTVAEYSRECAHEGGIPGNWRTADFCPMSCPTSMVYMECGSPCTDTCSNSERGQVCAQHCIDGCFCPPGTVYDDVKKTGCIPLSDCSCTHGGNVYAPGESYTASCSICTCNGGQWTCANKDCPATCSVQGGAHIITYDGKPYTYHGNCEYVLSRVNTGTTVVGELLKCGITDSETCLKTVTLALSKSNFIKVYSNGKVEVNRILTQLPLSTSDVSIFKPSTFYIILHSHKIGLQLRVQLVPIMQVFITMNTQFQGQTSGLCGTFNNIQSDDFTTPEGLIEGTSVHFGNSWQKRACSTIDKSFENPCSLSTENEKYAQHWCSLLTDPSGVFSLCHSEINPEIYKSNCIYDTCNCEKTEDCMCAALSTYVHACADKGIHLKGWRKAACQSYSASCPSTMVYSYNMTSCDRTCQSLSQTDFICTMSFVPVDGCGCEEGTYLNDNGICVPPSSCPCYDSNTVVQAGESISKDGTTCMCKQGRLNCIGELKTQVCVAPMTFFNCSTSPPETIGSECQKSCRTLDMACISTQCVSGCVCPSGLVSDGEGGCITEDRCPCVHNGVNYAPGDSVKVDCNLCTCKDRKWQCTTNQCSGTCSVYGDGHYTTFDDQKYVFNGNCQYTLAQDYCSSSNGNGTFRIITENIPCGTTGTTCSKAIDIFLGSNEIILSDGTYQVVQKNTGEDIPFQIRTMGIYMVIEVSNGLILIWDRKTSIYIKLSPDFNGNVCGLCGNYDGNANNDFTTRSQEVVVDAVRFGNSWKVSPTCPKAMDIQNPCAHNPYREAWAQKQCSIINSNVFSACHAQVDPANYYAACVRDACACDTGGDCECFCTAVSAYAEACNAAGVCVQWRTPKICPLFCDYYNYAGGCNWHYQPCGAPCMKTCRNPNGNCSAILPALEGCYPNCPAELPFFDEDKMKCVAHDQCGCYVGMQHYDIGETIPSMNNCETCLCTTNGKNCSHDVHACMCDYNNTMYHFGDIIYYTTDGIGGCIKAVCSDNGKIERALTPCETTVSPTTLTTMTTTPVPTTVFVFTTPETTEKSPTPPETTILKTTTSTTGPATSPTGPTEQTPTGTSGQSSTITKSTVIPETTAGASSTTVEKPPTETTAAATTVATTGTTVPATTPSGPTESSSPTTGSTPGGSTSSQTSTVTATTPRPETSGVSSTTTVLPETKATSPAAAETSQSVGQTTQSSTAPEKSTTQTPTGTSGQSSTITKSTVIPETTAGASSTTVEKPPTETTAAATTVATTGTTVPATTPSGPTESSSPSTGSTPGGSTSSQTSTVTATTPRPETSGVSSTTTVLPETKATSPAAAETSQSVGQTTQSSTAPEKSTTQTPTGTSGQSSTITKSTVIPETTAGASSTTVEKPPTETTAAATTVATTGTTVPATTPSGPTESSSPTTGSTPGGSTSSQPSTVTATTPRPETSGVSSTTTVLPETKATSPAAAETSQSVGQTTQSSTAPEKSTTQTPTGTSGQSSTITKSTVIPETTAGASSTTVEKPPTETTAAATTVATTGTTVPATTPSGPTESSSPTTGSTPGGSTSSQPSTVTATTPRPETSGVSSTTTVLPETKATSPAAAETSQSVGQTTQSSTAPEKSTTQTPTGTSGQSSTITKSTVIPETTAGASSTTVEKPPTETTAAATTVATTGTTVPATTPSGPTESSSPTTGSTPGGSTSSQPSTVTATTPRPETSGVSSTTTVLPETKATSPAAAETSQSVGQTTQSSTAPEKSTTQTPTGTSGQSSTITKSTVIPETTAGASSTTVEKPPTETTAAATTVATTGTTVPATTPSGPTESSSPTTGSTPGGSTSSQPSTVTATTPRPETSGVSSTTTVLPETKATSPAAAETSQSVGQTTQSSTAPEKSTTQTPTGTSGQSSTITKSTVIPETTAGASSTTVEKPPTETTAAATTVATTGTTVPATTPSGPTESSSPTTGSTPGGSTSSQPSTVTATTPRPETSGVSSTKTVLPETKATSPAAAETSQSVGQTTQSSTAPEKSTTQTPTGTSGQSSTITKSTVIPETTAGASSTTVEKPPTETTAAATTVATTGTTVPATTPSGPTESSSPTTGSTPDSNRNFWSVFHHHQIYCNTRNNSWSFIHYSRKTTNRDHCCSHNRSHYWYYCASHNSLRTN, encoded by the exons ATGGGGACAATAAATCTAATACCTACACAACTACTAATATGGGTAACCTTATCTATTGGACTGGTCACAGCACAGACTA AAGTTTCGGTCTGCAGCACATGGGGTAACTACCAATTCAAAACCTTCGATGGTGACATGTTCCAGCTTGTATCTGCCTGTAACCACATCCTGACCTCACAGTGTAAGAGCAGCTATGAGGGCTTTAACATTCAGCTAAGGCGGCAAACCCAGAACGATAAAACCATCATTGTGATGGTCACCTTGAAGCTGGAAGGAACAGTAGTGGAGCTAACAAGTTCCACTATAAATGTCAATGGAGAAAC GATAACAGCTCCATTCCTTGCATCTGGTGTTTCTATTGAGAAAACCAGCTATTACATCACAGTCAGATCTACAGTGGGATTAGTAGCCTTGTGGAACCAGGATGATGCCTTCATG GTTGAATTGGATGCAAAGTACATAAATCAGACTTGTGGGCTTTGTGGTGACTTCAACGGGCTCCCAATTATCAGTGAATTTATGAAGGATG GAGCTGTGCTTTCTGCTTCTGACTATGGGAATCTCTGGAAGATGGATGGCCCAACAGAGACCTGTCAGGAACAAGCCAGAGTAGATAATGGGAACTGCGGAGATAAG TCTCTGCAGGACTTCTGCAATCGTCTGTTCTTCAGCGATCCTTTAAGCAGTTGCAGTGCTGTTGTATCAGTTCAATCATTTCTCGACATCTGCATGGAGGATCTCTGCCAGTGTAACACAACTGGGTCCTCCTGCCTTTGCCAAACTGTAGCAGAATACTCTCGAGAGTGTGCACATGAGGGGGGGATTCCAGGAAACTGGAGAACAGCAGATTTTTGCC CAATGTCATGTCCTACAAGCATGGTGTATATGGAGTGTGGAAGTCCATGTACTGATACCTGTTCTAACTCAGAGAGAGGACAGGTGTGTGCACAACACTGCATCGATGGATGCTTTTGCCCACCAG GCACTGTTTATGATGATGTAAAGAAAACTGGATGTATACCACTGAGTGATTGTTCCTGCACTCATGGAGGGAATGTGTATGCCCCTGGGGAAAGTTATACAGCCAGCTGCAGTATATG CACCTGCAATGGGGGTCAGTGGACCTGTGCAAACAAAGACTGTCCTGCTACCTGTTCAGTGCAAGGAGGAGCACACATCATAACTTATGATGGAAAGCCATATACTTATCATGGAAACTGCGAGTATGTCCTGTCAAGG GTCAACACAGGTACCACAGTTGTTGGAGAACTTTTGAAATGTGGTATAACTGACAGCGAGACCTGTTTGAAGACAGTCACCCTGGCATTATCAAAATCCAAC TTCATCAAAGTGTACTCAAATGGAAAAGTTGAGGTCAACAGAATACTCACACAACTACCACTTTCTACAT CTGACGTCAGCATCTTCAAACCATCCACATTCTACATCATCCTCCATTCTCATAAAATTGGGCTTCAACTGAGAGTCCAGCTTGTACCCATCATGCAAGTTTTCATCACAATGAACACACAATTTCAAGGGCAAACATCTG GACTTTGTGGCACTTTCAACAACATTCAGTCAGATGACTTCACCACCCCTGAAGGACTTATAGAAGGAACATCTGTGCATTTTGGCAATAGTTGGCAAAAAAGAGCATGTTCCACAATCGACAAGAGCTTTGAAAATCCGTGCAGTTTAAGCACTGAAAATG AGAAATATGCACAACACTGGTGCTCCCTGCTAACAGATCCTTCAGGAGTCTTCTCTTTGTGCCATTCTGAAATTAACCCAGAGATCTACAAATCA AACTGCATATATGACACCTGCAACTGTGAAAAAACGGAGGACTGCATGTGTGCTGCTCTATCAacatatgtgcatgcatgtgctgATAAGGGAATACATCTAAAAGGCTGGAGAAAAGCTGCTTGCC AATCTTACAGTGCATCCTGCCCCAGCACTATGGTGTATTCGTACAACATGACTAGCTGTGACCGTACCTGTCAGTCTCTCAGCCAAACAGACTTCATCTGCACCATGAGCTTTGTGCCAGTAGATGGCTGTGGCTGTGAAGAGGGGACATACCTGAATGACAATGGCATCTGTGTTCCTCCATCCAGCTGCCCATGTTATGATTCCAATACAGTGGTCCAAGCTGGTGAGAGCATTAGCAAAGATGGCACCACATG CATGTGCAAACAGGGAAGACTGAATTGCATTGGTGAATTGAAGACACAAG TATGTGTTGCACCAATGACATTTTTCAACTGTTCCACATCTCCTCCTGAAACGATTGGGTCTGAATGTCAGAAAAGCTGCAGAACACTTGACATGGCCTGT ATCAGCACACAATGTGTatctggctgtgtgtgtccctctggaCTTGTGTCAGATGGAGAAGGTGGTTGCATTACTGAAGACCGTTGTCCTTGTGTCCATAATGGGGTAAACTATGCACCTGGGGACAGTGTTAAAGTCGACTGTAACCTCTG CACTTGTAAGGACAGAAAATGGCAGTGCACCACAAATCAGTGTAGTGGAACTTGCAGCGTGTATGGGGATGGTCACTACACAACCTTTGATGAccaaaaatatgtttttaatgGAAATTGTCAATATACACTTGCTCAG GACTACTGTAGCAGCAGCAACGGTAATGGCACTTTTAGAATTATCACTGAAAACATTCCCTGTGGGACAACGGGTACCACTTGCTCCAAGGCTATCGACATCTTCTTGGGG AGCAATGAAATTATATTGTCTGACGGAACCTACCAAGTGGTCCAAAAAAATACAGGGGAGGACATCCCTTTCCAAATCCGGACCATGGGAATATACATGGTGATTGAGGTCAGCAACGGTTTGATCCTTATATGGGATAGGAAAACAAGCATATACATCAAGCTGAGTCCTGACTTTAAT GGaaatgtgtgtggtctgtgtggaaACTATGATGGCAATGCAAATAATGACTTCACCACAAGAAGCCAAGAGGTTGTTGTTGATGCTGTGCGCTTTGGCAATAGTTGGAAGGTCTCTCCCACTTGCCCAAAGGCAATGGATATCCAAAACCCATGTGCCCACAATCCCTACAGGGAAGCATGGGCACAGAAACAGTGCAGCATTATAAACAGCAATGTCTTCTCAGCCTGCCATGCACAG GTGGATCCAGCTAATTACTATGCCGCATGTGTCAGAGATGCATGTGCTTGTGACACGGGTGGAGACTGTGAATGTTTCTGCACTGCTGTATCTGCATATGCAGAAGCATGTAATGCAGCAGGAGTCTGTGTTCAGTGGAGAACCCCTAAAATTTGCC CACTGTTCTGTGATTACTACAATTATGCTGGTGGGTGTAACTGGCACTACCAGCCTTGTGGTGCCCCCTGCATGAAGACCTGTAGGAACCCCAATGGGAACTGCTCTGCTATATTACCAGCTCTAGAAG GTTGCTATCCCAATTGCCCTGCTGAACTCCCCTTCTTTGATGAAGATAAAATGAAATGCGTGGCGCATGACCAGTGTGGCTGCTATGTCGGAATGCAGCATTATGACATTGGCGAGACAATCCCTTCTATGAATAACTGTGAGACATG TCTGTGCACAACAAATGGAAAGAACTGCAGCCATGATGTGCATG CTTGTATGTGCGACTACAATAATACTATGTACCATTTTGGAGACATCATTTACTACACAACAGATGGTATTGGAGGGTGTATTAAAGCTGTGTGTTCTGACAATGGAAAAATTGAAAGGGCACTGACACCATGTGAAACAACAGTGTCCCCAACAACACTAACCACAATGACTACCACACCTGTGCCTACAACTGTGTTTGTCTTCACAACACCAG AAACAACTGAAaaatctccaacaccacctgaAACTACGATACTAAAAACAACTACTAGTACTACTGGGCCAGCCACATCTCCCACAGGACCAACTGAACAGACTCCAACAGGAACTTCTGGTCAGTCTTCCACCATCACCAAATCTACTGTAATACCAGAAACAACAGCTGGAGCTTCATCCACTACAGTAGAAAAACCACCAACAGAGACCACTGCTGCAGCAACAACCGTAGCCACTACTGGTACTACTGTGCCAGCCACAACTCCCTCAGGACCAACTGAATCATCTTCTCCCACTACAGGGTCTACACCAGGTGGTTCCACAAGCTCCCAAACATCAACTGTGACAGCGACAACACCACGGCCTGAGACAAGTGGTGTATCATCTACTACAACTGTACTGCCTGAAACGAAAGCCACAAGTCCTGCTGCCGCAGAGACCAGCCAATCTGTAGGACAAACTACACAGTCAAGCACTGCGCCTGAAAAATCAACAACCCAGACTCCAACAGGAACTTCTGGTCAGTCTTCCACCATCACCAAATCTACTGTAATACCAGAAACAACAGCTGGAGCTTCATCCACTACAGTAGAAAAACCACCAACAGAGACCACTGCTGCAGCAACAACCGTAGCCACTACTGGTACTACTGTGCCAGCCACAACTCCCTCAGGACCAACTGAATCATCTTCTCCCTCTACAGGGTCTACACCAGGTGGTTCCACAAGCTCCCAAACATCAACTGTGACAGCGACAACACCACGGCCTGAGACAAGTGGTGTATCATCTACTACGACTGTACTGCCTGAAACGAAAGCCACAAGTCCTGCTGCCGCAGAGACCAGCCAATCTGTAGGACAAACTACACAGTCAAGCACTGCGCCTGAAAAATCAACAACCCAGACTCCAACAGGAACTTCTGGTCAGTCTTCCACCATCACCAAATCTACTGTAATACCAGAAACAACAGCTGGAGCTTCATCCACTACAGTAGAAAAACCACCAACAGAGACCACTGCTGCAGCAACAACCGTAGCCACTACTGGTACTACTGTGCCAGCCACAACTCCCTCAGGACCAACTGAATCATCTTCTCCCACTACAGGGTCTACACCAGGTGGTTCCACAAGCTCCCAACCATCAACTGTGACAGCGACAACACCACGGCCTGAGACAAGTGGTGTATCATCTACTACGACTGTACTGCCTGAAACGAAAGCCACAAGTCCTGCTGCCGCAGAGACCAGCCAATCTGTAGGACAAACTACACAGTCAAGCACTGCGCCTGAAAAATCAACAACCCAGACTCCAACAGGAACTTCTGGTCAGTCTTCCACCATCACCAAATCTACTGTAATACCAGAAACAACAGCTGGAGCTTCATCCACTACAGTAGAAAAACCACCAACAGAGACCACTGCTGCAGCAACAACCGTAGCCACTACTGGTACTACTGTGCCAGCCACAACTCCCTCAGGACCAACTGAATCATCTTCTCCCACTACAGGGTCTACACCAGGTGGTTCCACAAGCTCCCAACCATCAACTGTGACAGCGACAACACCACGGCCTGAGACAAGTGGTGTATCATCTACTACGACTGTACTGCCTGAAACGAAAGCCACAAGTCCTGCTGCCGCAGAGACCAGCCAATCTGTAGGACAAACTACACAGTCAAGCACTGCGCCTGAAAAATCAACAACCCAGACTCCAACAGGAACTTCTGGTCAGTCTTCCACCATCACCAAATCTACTGTAATACCAGAAACAACAGCTGGAGCTTCATCCACTACAGTAGAAAAACCACCAACAGAGACCACTGCTGCAGCAACAACCGTAGCCACTACTGGTACTACTGTGCCAGCCACAACTCCCTCAGGACCAACTGAATCATCTTCTCCCACTACAGGGTCTACACCAGGTGGTTCCACAAGCTCCCAACCATCAACTGTGACAGCGACAACACCACGGCCTGAGACAAGTGGTGTATCATCTACTACGACTGTACTGCCTGAAACGAAAGCCACAAGTCCTGCTGCCGCAGAGACCAGCCAATCTGTAGGACAAACTACACAGTCAAGCACTGCGCCTGAAAAATCAACAACCCAGACTCCAACAGGAACTTCTGGTCAGTCTTCCACCATCACCAAATCTACTGTAATACCAGAAACAACAGCTGGAGCTTCATCCACTACAGTAGAAAAACCACCAACAGAGACCACTGCTGCAGCCACAACCGTAGCCACTACTGGTACTACTGTGCCAGCCACAACTCCCTCAGGACCAACTGAATCATCTTCTCCCACTACAGGGTCTACACCAG GTGGTTCCACAAGCTCCCAACCATCAACTGTGACAGCGACAACACCACGTCCTGAGACAAGTGGTGTATCATCTACTACGACTGTACTGCCTGAAACGAAAGCCACAAGTCCTGCTGCCGCAGAGACCAGCCAATCTGTAGGACAAACTACACAGTCAAGCACTGCGCCTGAAAAATCAACAACCCAGACTCCAACAGGAACTTCTGGTCAGTCTTCCACCATCACCAAATCTACTGTAATACCAGAAACAACAGCTGGAGCTTCATCCACTACAGTAGAAAAACCACCAACAGAGACCACTGCTGCAGCAACAACCGTAGCCACTACTGGTACTACTGTTCCAGCCACAACTCCCTCAGGACCAACTGAATCATCTTCTCCCACTACAGGGTCTACACCAGGTGGTTCCACAAGCTCCCAACCATCAACTGTGACAGCGACAACACCACGGCCTGAGACAAGTGGTGTATCATCTACTAAGACTGTACTGCCTGAAACGAAAGCCACAAGTCCTGCTGCCGCAGAGACCAGCCAATCTGTAGGACAAACTACACAGTCAAGCACTGCGCCTGAAAAATCAACAACCCAGACTCCAACAGGAACTTCTGGTCAGTCTTCCACCATCACCAAATCTACTGTAATACCAGAAACAACAGCTGGAGCTTCATCCACTACAGTAGAAAAACCACCAACAGAGACCACTGCTGCAGCAACAACCGTAGCCACTACTGGTACTACTGTGCCAGCCACAACTCCCTCAGGACCAACTGAATCATCTTCTCCCACTACAGGGTCTACACCAG ACTCCAACAGGAACTTCTGGTCAGTCTTCCACCATCACCAAATCTACTGTAATACCAGAAACAACAGCTGGAGCTTCATCCACTACAGTAGAAAAACCACCAACAGAGACCACTGCTGCAGCCACAACCGTAGCCACTACTGGTACTACTGTGCCAGCCACAACTCCCTCAGGACCAACTGA